In Ignavibacteriales bacterium, the following proteins share a genomic window:
- a CDS encoding M20/M25/M40 family metallo-hydrolase, with protein MNRIFIILLIAACVQLSAAQEKLDTAAIVKIKDEGMNHSQVMEISSWLADVYAPRLNWSPEYRKAADWAAAKLKEFGAENIHFENFSPVGKGWSLKKFYFNVTEPQVFPVIAYPRAWSPGTKGTISSEVIFLNAATEEELAKFHGKLKGNLVLISEPVSVKPHFQPDAARQADSVLLNLANRNAFGQGKFGRPQPDSASMQRVLFYTKKVEFCQKEGAAAILDANPGDDGTLLYVQGAVVPQSQQIPGDFTSTRKNPYEADASPLIPQVTVAAEHYNRMVRALQKETRVKAEMRLDVEPSNVDSSFNILAEIPGTDLKNEVVLIGGHFDTWHSGTGATDNGSGVAVCMEAIRILKKLGLQPRRTIRVGLWGGEEEGLLGSRAYVRNHYAERPDTGRGQGMNASDPLIVKPEDSLFCVYFNNDHGGGRVRGMYLQGNEATRAIFRSWFSVFADPTAQTLSVINTGGTDHLSFDAVGLPAFQFIQDQMDYGSRTRHANMDVYERLVEDDMKQAASIMAMCAYNAAMRDSLFPRKPMPLPTAR; from the coding sequence ATGAATCGCATCTTCATTATTCTTCTTATCGCAGCATGTGTGCAGCTATCAGCGGCGCAGGAAAAACTCGATACTGCGGCTATTGTAAAGATTAAAGACGAGGGGATGAACCATTCACAGGTGATGGAGATTTCCAGCTGGCTGGCGGATGTGTATGCGCCGCGCCTCAACTGGTCGCCGGAATACCGCAAAGCCGCCGATTGGGCTGCTGCAAAGCTAAAGGAGTTCGGTGCAGAAAATATACATTTTGAAAATTTCAGCCCGGTAGGAAAAGGATGGAGTCTCAAGAAGTTTTATTTCAATGTGACAGAGCCTCAGGTGTTTCCGGTGATCGCGTATCCAAGAGCCTGGTCGCCAGGCACGAAAGGAACAATTTCAAGTGAAGTGATTTTTCTGAATGCAGCAACTGAAGAAGAACTTGCAAAATTTCATGGAAAACTGAAAGGCAATCTTGTCTTGATCAGCGAACCTGTTTCAGTGAAGCCGCACTTTCAACCGGATGCCGCGCGCCAGGCCGATTCGGTGCTTCTCAATCTCGCGAACCGAAATGCCTTTGGTCAAGGCAAATTCGGCCGTCCGCAGCCTGATTCAGCTTCTATGCAGCGGGTACTCTTTTATACGAAGAAAGTGGAGTTCTGCCAAAAGGAAGGAGCGGCAGCAATCCTCGATGCGAATCCTGGCGATGACGGAACATTATTGTATGTTCAAGGCGCTGTCGTACCGCAGTCGCAGCAGATACCTGGTGATTTTACCAGTACGCGAAAAAATCCTTACGAGGCCGATGCATCTCCACTCATTCCTCAAGTGACCGTTGCTGCAGAGCATTACAATAGAATGGTTCGTGCTCTTCAAAAAGAAACCCGTGTGAAAGCAGAAATGCGGCTTGATGTAGAACCATCTAACGTTGATTCCAGTTTTAATATTCTCGCTGAAATCCCCGGAACAGATTTAAAGAATGAAGTTGTGCTCATTGGAGGTCATTTTGATACATGGCATTCCGGAACTGGTGCTACAGATAATGGCAGTGGTGTTGCAGTATGCATGGAAGCAATTCGTATTCTCAAGAAACTCGGTCTGCAGCCGCGGCGTACTATTCGTGTTGGATTATGGGGAGGCGAAGAAGAGGGACTGCTCGGTTCGCGTGCCTATGTGAGAAACCATTACGCTGAACGGCCTGATACTGGTCGTGGTCAGGGGATGAATGCCTCCGACCCGCTAATCGTTAAACCGGAAGACAGTTTATTCTGTGTCTATTTTAATAACGATCATGGCGGCGGCAGAGTACGCGGAATGTATCTGCAGGGAAACGAAGCAACAAGAGCTATCTTCCGTTCGTGGTTTTCTGTTTTTGCAGATCCCACTGCGCAGACACTCTCAGTTATTAATACTGGAGGTACAGATCATTTGTCGTTTGACGCTGTAGGACTTCCGGCATTTCAATTTATTCAAGACCAAATGGACTACGGTTCTCGAACGCGTCATGCCAATATGGATGTATATGAACGACTTGTTGAGGATGATATGAAGCAAGCCGCTTCAATCATGGCAATGTGTGCTTACAATGCGGCTATGCGCGATTCGTTATTCCCGCGTAAACCGATGCCATTGCCAACGGCTCGATAA
- a CDS encoding endonuclease domain-containing protein gives MKDQIQYRHASIGQARAFRKNMTDTEQKLWSRLRRNQLGHYFRRQVPIGKYIVDFMCWQKKFIVEIDGAQHSTMHGLERDRQRDEYLGSQGYRVLRFNNSEISTNVDGVIDVIYGALQNPL, from the coding sequence ATGAAAGATCAAATTCAATATCGGCATGCTTCAATTGGCCAAGCGAGGGCATTTCGCAAGAACATGACAGATACTGAGCAGAAGCTTTGGTCTCGATTGAGAAGAAATCAGTTAGGCCATTATTTCAGACGACAAGTCCCTATTGGAAAATATATTGTTGACTTTATGTGCTGGCAGAAAAAATTCATCGTTGAAATTGACGGAGCTCAACATTCGACAATGCATGGTTTAGAAAGAGATCGGCAACGCGATGAATATTTGGGCTCGCAAGGATATCGTGTGTTAAGGTTTAATAATTCTGAAATCTCGACAAATGTTGATGGAGTAATTGATGTAATTTATGGTGCGCTGCAGAACCCCCTGTAG
- a CDS encoding YdeI/OmpD-associated family protein, with protein MKIGKTFYAANRKQWRSWLAKNHRSEPEIWLIYYKKNSGKPRIPYNDAVEEALCYGWIDSTLKPKDETSYLQRFSPRRKNSKLSEMNKERVRRLIKAKKMTRFGLEIIQHHMEKEADSSKQSARVKKFIIPQDILDALKSDPLVWKNFKQFPESYKHIRTGWIDGSRIRPDVFKQRLQYFLKMTAKNKMFGMVR; from the coding sequence ATGAAGATCGGTAAAACCTTTTACGCTGCTAACAGAAAACAATGGCGGTCGTGGTTAGCAAAGAACCATCGATCGGAACCGGAAATCTGGCTTATCTACTATAAAAAGAACAGCGGCAAACCACGCATTCCGTACAATGATGCCGTGGAGGAGGCGCTTTGCTACGGCTGGATAGACAGCACGCTGAAACCGAAAGATGAAACATCCTACCTGCAGCGATTTAGTCCCAGAAGGAAAAACAGCAAACTTTCAGAGATGAACAAGGAACGCGTGCGCCGGTTGATCAAAGCGAAAAAGATGACTCGCTTCGGACTCGAAATCATTCAGCATCACATGGAAAAAGAAGCGGATAGCTCAAAACAGTCGGCGAGAGTAAAGAAATTTATTATTCCGCAGGATATCCTTGATGCACTGAAATCAGATCCACTTGTGTGGAAGAATTTCAAACAATTTCCAGAATCCTACAAACATATCCGCACCGGATGGATCGATGGATCAAGAATCCGTCCGGATGTATTTAAGCAACGTCTTCAGTACTTTTTAAAGATGACTGCAAAAAATAAAATGTTTGGGATGGTTCGGTAG
- a CDS encoding SRPBCC domain-containing protein: MPKTLVQKVVFKNATVKDLYDLYMDAKKHSLTTGAPAQISAKEGSTYSAHDGYIKGKNLRLIKDKLIVQTWRASDWSPDDYDSTFIITLEQEGKNAVLHAIHANVPDKHAEGIDKGWHEYYWEPWKKYLAGKPLMKSQKM, encoded by the coding sequence ATGCCTAAAACACTCGTTCAAAAAGTCGTGTTCAAGAACGCGACTGTGAAAGATCTTTACGATCTCTATATGGATGCTAAGAAGCATTCATTAACAACTGGGGCTCCTGCACAAATTTCGGCTAAAGAGGGGAGCACCTATTCTGCGCATGACGGCTATATCAAAGGCAAAAATCTTCGGCTCATTAAAGACAAGCTTATCGTCCAGACATGGCGGGCAAGTGATTGGAGCCCAGATGATTATGATTCAACGTTTATTATTACGTTGGAGCAAGAAGGAAAGAATGCCGTGCTGCACGCGATTCACGCAAATGTTCCCGATAAACATGCAGAAGGAATTGACAAAGGATGGCACGAATATTATTGGGAGCCTTGGAAAAAATATCTTGCCGGAAAACCTTTAATGAAATCACAGAAGATGTAG
- a CDS encoding phage Gp37/Gp68 family protein, producing the protein MSQLSSIEWTESTWNPVTGCSKISPGCKNCYAERMANRLKAMGSFRYRNGFKVTLQEDIVELPLEWKQPRVIFVNSMSDLFHKDVPSDFLVKVFDTMKRAHWHTFQILTKRSDRLVRIAPYLPWPENVWMGVSVESQEYTDRIRELIKVPAAVRFLSLEPLLGPISKLPLRGIDWVIVGGESGPKARPMKHEWVIQIKRRCQEMSAKGRCASGAEVPFFFKQWGGVRKKEAGRELFGKTYDEMPIPHLRQNATPLPVETDSILE; encoded by the coding sequence ATGTCCCAACTCTCTTCCATAGAATGGACTGAATCTACCTGGAATCCTGTAACTGGCTGCAGCAAAATCAGTCCCGGCTGCAAGAACTGTTATGCTGAGCGTATGGCAAATCGCTTAAAAGCAATGGGTTCGTTCCGGTATCGAAATGGATTTAAAGTAACCCTCCAGGAAGATATTGTCGAATTGCCGCTTGAATGGAAACAACCACGAGTGATTTTTGTGAATTCCATGAGCGATCTATTTCATAAAGATGTGCCAAGCGATTTTCTTGTGAAAGTCTTCGATACAATGAAACGTGCACATTGGCATACGTTCCAGATACTCACAAAAAGATCGGATCGATTAGTGCGCATAGCACCCTATCTGCCGTGGCCCGAAAATGTCTGGATGGGTGTGAGTGTTGAATCCCAAGAATATACAGACCGCATACGTGAACTGATTAAAGTTCCTGCTGCTGTTCGATTTCTTTCGTTGGAACCACTTCTTGGTCCAATCTCAAAACTTCCGCTTAGAGGAATTGATTGGGTAATAGTCGGTGGCGAATCGGGTCCCAAAGCAAGACCCATGAAACACGAATGGGTCATACAAATCAAACGTCGCTGCCAGGAAATGTCTGCCAAAGGCAGATGCGCCTCTGGCGCAGAAGTTCCGTTCTTCTTCAAACAATGGGGCGGTGTTCGCAAGAAGGAAGCGGGTCGTGAACTTTTTGGAAAAACTTATGATGAAATGCCGATACCTCACTTAAGGCAAAATGCTACTCCTCTCCCTGTCGAAACTGATTCCATTCTTGAATAA
- a CDS encoding helix-turn-helix domain-containing protein, whose amino-acid sequence MKTTIAQRIREARSFKQLDQGTLAAKIDIATRTVQRWEKGEQVPDSNYLMRIAKTTGVLARWLLTGEGEMLPTDLHKSKIIPLPTSRYKKVTLVSLPLFASVPGGTPSHIFHPEQAERHITVDDVRDPGAFALEVKGNSMSPRIENGDIIVVSPTHEVKSGDICVVRVDEEDTVKRIKIDEQFVHLIPLNPEYEPMLVRKRDVTFMWRVIKVIKSV is encoded by the coding sequence ATGAAAACTACAATTGCACAACGCATTCGGGAAGCGCGCTCCTTCAAACAATTAGATCAGGGAACACTTGCTGCGAAGATTGACATCGCTACGCGCACGGTCCAGCGATGGGAAAAAGGCGAGCAGGTTCCCGACAGCAATTACCTTATGCGCATCGCTAAAACAACCGGCGTGCTGGCCCGCTGGCTGCTCACCGGAGAGGGGGAAATGCTTCCCACTGATTTGCACAAGTCTAAGATTATCCCGCTGCCGACAAGCCGCTACAAAAAAGTGACGCTTGTTTCTCTGCCGTTGTTTGCTTCTGTGCCCGGCGGAACGCCGAGCCATATTTTTCATCCGGAACAAGCCGAGCGGCATATCACCGTTGACGATGTGCGGGATCCGGGCGCATTTGCGCTTGAAGTGAAGGGGAACAGCATGTCTCCCCGCATTGAGAACGGCGATATTATTGTCGTGAGCCCGACGCATGAAGTAAAGAGCGGCGACATCTGCGTGGTGCGTGTGGACGAAGAAGATACGGTCAAGCGGATCAAGATCGATGAACAGTTCGTTCACCTCATTCCATTGAATCCGGAATACGAACCGATGCTCGTGCGCAAACGCGATGTCACCTTTATGTGGCGCGTGATCAAAGTGATAAAGAGTGTGTGA